The DNA window GAGCGAGAATTGCGCTTAAAATCATGATAATGCATAATATAAATTCCAACATCTTATTCACCCTCATCAATTTCTAATGTAGTTACTGAAAATCTTTCATCCACCTTAAGTTTTTCTGAGTTTTCACTTTCCAAAGCTTGCATTTTAGCTTTAGGATGTATGAACGGATGATTTTCATCTACTTCTTCTTCAACAGTCATTAAATCCATGTTATTTTCTCTATCTTCTTTTTTCCAATAAGCATTAGCTATTGCATGTGCTATAAATGGTGCTAGGATCAAGTAAATTCCAGCTAAGAGATATTGGCCAAGCCCAATCATTGCAATTATACAAGCAATATCAAATAATCCAACGATATGAATTCTTGCATAGACCAAATTTTTAGTATTTTTATTCACGGTTACAAGACCAACTGCTGCAATAATCATGAAAAATGCCGCTACGATAAGAAGGATTGATTGAATGTATTCTATCATTTATCATCCCCTCCCAAAACTACAGCGAAAGCAACAGTGCCTACAAAACCAAAGAATATTAAAGCTAATGATATATCTCTATAAAACTGAATATTGTACAATCCGCCAACAATAAGCAATGCTACCGCAAAAGCATTAACAATCACTGAACTTCCTAAAAGGCCCATTGATGTTGATTTATATGCGCTTGCTCTTAAGGCAGCTAGCATCATTATAATTAATGCAATAAGCACAATATATTTTGAAATAAATAATATATCCATACTATCTCACTCGATTTTTTTGAAAATGTATTACTCCAACATTTTCTTAATATAAGGTTCAAAAGGAATAATATCCTCTTTTTTTCTTGGAGAAATAGCAGCTACTTTGATAATGTTATTTTCACTGTCCAAATCGACAGACAAGGTACCTGGAGTTAATGAAATACTGTTTGCTAAAATTGTTTGTGAAACAGGTCTCTCTAATACTGTTTCAATGTCAACAATTATAGGATCAATATTTCTCCCCATAATTCCACTAAATGCAACACTAAATGTTGATTTAATGATTTCTATAATAAGGACGACGAAATAAGCAATTCCGTATCCAATTCTAGTCAAAAACATTAAACAAGCTCCATTTCAAATTAATATAAAAATGTCGATAAAGTTGACATTTAATAATAATATTATTTATCATGATTATTCATTATAAAGTTATGCTTTTAAAAAAAAATTATTTAAAAATTAGATTAACATTGTTAAAATTAATTAAAAAATTGTACATGAACAAAAATAACAGTTAAATTAATTAAATAATATCAAATTAATAGTTAAAATCAAAATTAAAGTAATTTTTACATATAATAAAATTTTATATATTTGGACAGACAAATTTAGTCATGCCTAAAAGTGATAATATGGAATTAATAGAGAAACTTGAACCAATAATAATATTTTCAGCAGTCCTAATAGGATTAATCTTTTCAAATATAGACATTATAGTTCAAAATACAGATTATTTAATAAATATTTTCTTATGCCTAATGCTTTTTGGATTATTCCTTGAAGTGCCACTTGGAGACTTGAAAGACAGCTTCAAAAATGTTAAATTTACTTCCACAAGTTTAATAATAAATTTCATATGGACACCACTGTTCGGTTATTTTTTAGGATCACTATTTTTAAAAGGCAATATTGATGTATTAATTGGATTTTTCATGTTAATATTAACTCCATGTACTGACTGGTATTTAGTATTTACCAAAATGGCAAAAGGAGATTTAACATTAAGCTTATCCATACTTCCAATTAATCTAATCCTGCAAATAATATTGCTGCCAATTTATTTGGTTATTTTCTTTTCAAGCGGAAACACAATGGACTACACACAACTCGCATATTCACTTTTAATCGTCATAGTAATACCATTTATTGCGGCCCAAATTGTCAAATTTATTTTGAATAACAGTTTACAGGAAAAAGCAAGCGAATTATTCAGTTCCCTTCAAATATGGTTTTTGTCCCTTGCAGTATTTTGCATATTCGCAAGCCAAGGAGAACTGCTATTCAATAATCTAAACTCCGTTGCCACCATATTTATTCCATTGATTATATTTTTCATCGTTAATGTGATAATTGACTTATTGATATCAGAAAAGATTAATTTCACATACCAAGAATATGCCAGTCTAACCATGACAACACTAGCCAGGAATTCACCATTGGCATTAGCGATAGCAATAAATTCATTTCCGGGACATGAATTAATCTCAATAGCTCTTGTAATCGGACCATTGATAGAATTGCCAGTGCTTTATATTGTTTCAAAATTCTGCCTATGGATTAAAAACTCAGGATTGTTCTTTACTTGCAAACTTTAGTTATTCATCACATAATGGCCAAATAAAGGAAATAGAATTGGAATATTATATAATATAGCGAAAAATATTAACAAGAATGTCATGCTTAAGCCAAAGTTTCTGTAAACCTTCTTAGAGGATACGGGTGCAAAAATCTTGATTCCTGCCGGTGTGAACGAATCAAGAACAACATGCGAAAACAATCCTATAAACAGACTCAGAACTATTTCAATGCAGGATATTTCAACTGCCGGAAGAACAAATAAACTGATGAAAAACAATGGCAGGAATATCATCATCAATTTCTTATTTAAGAATAAAAAGCTTAAAAGAGCTATTAAAATAGCCATCAACAAATACTGATTATCCAGAACAGTTACTGCACCAACTAGCTGAGAACCCCATATTAAAATTAAACTAACTGCCGAAGTTAAGGTTAAAACGCCAAAAATAGAATGGGTGAAACTCCTGTGCTCTGAAAAGTAAAAAGTGACACCTAAAAAAACAATGATTAAACCTATATAATAAGGCAATTTAAGGATATAAAGTGAAATGAACACTATTAATCCCAAAATTATCATCTTATAGACATTTTCCTTTTTAAATTTATGGTCAAAATCAGGAATATTTGCACCAATGAATGTTAAAGCAATTGTTAGAGGATTGTGAAAAAACATCAATGCGAGAATGAATGCAAATATCGAATGCCCCTTGTATGAAGACAATTAAATCACCTTAGTTAAAAATTTGATTTATATATTTAAAAGATTAATCAGAGAGCATTTGAAAAGTAATCTAAACACCAAAATAACTTAAAAAGCTTTCCATTTGAGCAAATGATCTTTCAACAGCCCTGCCTTCAATGGTTGTGAATGGACATAATACTTCGCCAGTTATTGCAGGAACTCCTTTTAAGTTGCACACGTCTTCAACTGCTCCTTTATAGGAGGAACCTGCAAAGTCAAATGACAATACTTCAGAACCTACATCCTTTGATATGTAATTTGCAATCAAATAGCTTTCAGGAGAGGGAGATTTTGATGAAAAAATAGATTCAATGCCTGGATTTGCATTATATGCGGTGGAGTGAAAATCCCCTACAAAGTTAATCCCCAAATTTAAAATAGTGCGAACTATAAGATTGCTTAATGAATTTTTAATATGTGCAGACCTGTTTAAATCAAGCCCGTTAAATGTCCTCTCATTATACATTGTTGATTTTGGTGATGCGAATGGAATAAAATATAACGTATTATTCAAATCGGCATTCAATAATTTATTTAATAATCTGACATTCGCAACCTGTGAAGGAAGCTCATTGCCATGAATTCCAGATAAAATTAGAATTTTATTCCCCTTATTTCCCAATTTGAAAATAGGAGTACCATAAACACATTTTTCAAGGATAAATTGAGTGAACTTGTTTAACTGCAAGTTTTTCAGGACATGCCTATTTCGTGAAATAAAACCCCCTGAAAAATCAGAAATATACCTCATTTCAAGATTTCCAAATTCATCAATTTTTTTAAAATGCATAATTAAATATACAGTGAAACTCTTATTTAAAAATAAGCATGAAAATGAACAAATATATTAAAAACTTAATTAGGCTCATTAATTATGAAAGAGATGCTGAAATTGACCTAATGACACGTGAAATCAGTACAATGTCTGGTCAAAAAAGAGAGGAACTTGGAAGAGCCATTAATAAAGTTAAAGGAAAAAGTTTAGGAAAGGAATTGGGCCTTCAGATTGTTCAGTTCGGAAGGTCAGAGGTGATTGATACTGAAATCAGCGTTGGAGACATGGTTTTAGTCAGTACTGACAACCCACTCAGAAGCGATTTGACCGGCACAGTTACCGAAAAAGGTGCCCGATTCATAAAGGTTGCCTTTGACAAGCGTGTTCCAAAATGGGCAATAAAAAAGAAGGTCAGACTCGACTTATATGCCAATGACATAACATTTAGAAGGATGGAAGACAATCTAAAACATTTAAGCTTAAAAGGTAAAAATGCTTTGGAATACATTTTAAATGAGAGGGACCCTAAAAAGAACCGACCCACACCTTACATTAACTATATAGATGAAAATCTCAATGACTCTCAAAAATTGGCAATTGAAAATTCACTGTCTTGTGAAAATTTCTATCTGATTCATGGACCATTCGGAACAGGAAAAACCAGAACTTTAGTTGAGTTAATCTCACAGGAAACACGTCAAAACCATAAGGTTTTAGCTACAGCCGAGAGTAATGCAGCAGTCGATAACATTTTAGAGAGATTGATGGACAACAAAAAATTAAACCTGACAAGACTTGGACATCCCCAAAGAGTATCAAAACATAACATTACACAAACTCTTGCATATAAGGTTGAAAATCATAAGCTAAATAAGAAAATTAAAAAAATCCACAAAAAGATCAACAATCTAATTGAAAAACGCAAAGTGCACACAAAGCCAACACCACAGTACCGCCGTGGCCTTGGAGATTATGACATTCTGCATTTTGCATCCAAAGGCAAAGGCACACGTGGAGTAAGCTCGGAAAAGATTAAATCCATGGCAAAATGGATTGAGATTAACCAAGAGATTGATGAGGCTCATGATGAAATTAAAAGAATAGAAAATAGAATGATTAAAGACATTATCGATACAAGCGATGTGATTCTTGCAACAAATTCATCTGCGGCATTGGAGTCAATATCAAGAGTGAAATTTGATGTTGCAATAATCGATGAAGCTTCACAGGCCACAATCCCTAGCGTTTTGATACCTATCGCCAAAGCCCACAGGTTCATTCTTGCAGGAGATCATAAACAGCTGCCTCCAACAATCATCAGTGAAAGAGCTGGAGAATTATCTAAAACTTTATTTGAAGAACTGATTAGAATGTATTCTAACAAATCACAATTGTTGAATGTTCAGTATCGTATGAATAGCCTGCTTATGAAGTTTCCAAATGAAGAGTTTTACAACAACGGACTAAAAAGCGATTCCAGTGTTGACGACATAACAATAAATGACATTCTTGATGGGGAACATGACGAAGAGGCATTGCTTTTTGTTGACACTTCAGATGTTGATTTGGAAGGCGAAACTCATCTTAAAGATTCAAAATCCATTGTCAATAATTTGGAAGCGGAAATTAGTGCAAAACTTGTTCAGGATTACCTGAATGATGGTATTGAAGTGGACGATATCGGAATCATCAGCCCTTATGCTGACCAGGTGAAAATCATACAGGAAATGACTCCAGTTGAAGTCAAAACCGTTGATGGTTTTCAGGGAAGGGAAAAGGAAATTATTATCATATCTACTGTCAGAAGCAATGAAAATGAAAATATTGGTTTTTTAAGAGATTTAAGAAGGTTAAACGTAGCAATTACTCGTGCAAAACGTAAACTAATCATTGTTGGCAATATCAATACCCTAAAAACCAATCCCACTTATGCCCGGCTGATAAAATTCTGTGAAGATGAAAACCTCCTAGTTAAAATTTAGGCAAACCTAAACTTTTATATACTATGAAAATCTAAGTAGTAAATAGAGATGAAAAGTATAAAAAATACTTTTAACTCATTACTCTTAATTGAGGTTTTTGATTTTTCAAAACCCATATAACTTTTCAACCTCAATTATGCCCTCAATTAAGAGTTTTCTTCTGTCCAATTTTTTATAAATTATAAATACTATTAAAAACATAACTACTTTTTGATAATTCATTTTTATTTAGGTGATTTTATGACTGATAAAGTACTTTTAGCATTCAGCGGAGGGCTTGACACCTCTGTTTGTGTTAAATTATTAGAAGAAAAATACGATGTAGAAGTTATTACCGCATGTGTAGATGTGGGACAAGGCGAAGAGGAAATGGAAAAAGCAAAAAATAGTGCAGCTAACATTGGAGGATTAAAACACTACAATATTGATGCTAAAGAAGAATTCGCAAATGAATACATCGCACGCGGAATTAAAGCAAATGCAGAATACGAAGGATACCCATTAAGCACCGCTTTTGCAAGACCATTAATTGCCCAAAAACTTATAGAAGTAGCTGAAAAAGAAGGGGCAACTGCAATTGCACACGGTTGTACCGGAAAAGGAAACGACCAATTCAGATTTGAAGCAGTTATTCGCGCAATGTCCGATTTGGACATCATTGCACCAATCAGAGAAATGAACTTGACAAGAACTGAAGAAAAAGCATATGCAGAATCCAAAGGAATTAAGTTAAGCTACGATAAAATTTACAGTATCGATGAAAACCTCTGGGGAAGAGCAATTGAAGGAGATGTCCTAGAAGACCCTGCTAACGAACCACCAGAAGACATATACGAATGGACTGCATCCTGGGAAGATGCTAAAGATGAACCTGAAAAAGTATCTATCGAATTTGAAGAAGGTATTCCAGTAGCCATTAACGGCGAAATGATGCCATTAATCGACATTATCATAAAAGCAAATGAAATTGCAGGAGCACACGGTATCGGTAGAGTAGACACCATTGAAAACAGAATGATCGGTATTAAAAGTAGGGAAATCTACGAAACCCCTGGTGCTAAATTATTGATTGCTGCTCACGAAGCTCTTGAAGAATTAGTTTTAACCACTGACGAGTTAAGATTTGCGGAATACATGTCCGGACTCTATGCAGACCTCGTCTACAGAGCACTCTGGCAAGAACCTTTAAGAGAAGACCTCGACCAAGCAATCGACAATATGCAAGAAAGAGTAAGTGGAGAAGTTGTAATGAAACTGTTCAAAGGTTCAATCCAACCAATATCAAGAAAATCTCCATTCAGCTTACACAGCATCGAGCAAATTACATTTGAAGACAAAGAAACTGACCAAAGAGAAGTTGAAGGTATGATTAAGCACCACGGTCTTCAAGCTGCAAATTACCAAAAATTAAACAGATAGCTTTAAGCTATCATTTTACTTCTTTTTTTGTACTGCCTCAAGGAAGTACTCATTGAAAAATCCTCGATTATAATCAACCAATTGCTTAAAACTGGAATCAATTATATACATTACACACCAATCATCCATATCCCTTATTCCACGACCATATGCCTGCATCAGCGCCATTACCGTTTGATAGTAAAACCATTTCGGATCCAAATCCTTTCTGTATTTTACCTGTTCGTTAAGTTGAGGATACGGAATTTTAAATATGATTTGGAACCTGCACAAATCCCCTTTAAAATCAACACCATCCTTGATTGACGCACCAATAAGAATTAAATTTTCTTTAGATTCAGTGAATTCCTTTAAAACAATGTTTCTATCCTCTCCACCAACAAACATGAAAGGATATCCCTTAAGCTGATCCATTATCCAGAATGCCTGTTCATTGCTCGAAGTGTGAATAACACCTTTTTCATTTTTATGTCTGTCAAGCAGTTCCTTAATTTTTGTAATTGCCCTTTTGTTTTTCCATTTCGGCTTTTTGCCTTTAAAACCACTCATATTACCAACAAACTCTGTATAGATTGGCCGATTTGAAACATCAAACGGAGATTTTTCATAGATATAATAAGTATCATCCGGATTGATATTATTCCATTCACAGAACTTGTCCTTGCTTCCCAAGGTACCTGTCAGAAATATGCGAATATTCCCCATATTCAATAGGCTTTCAGTATCATCTGCTACGGAAAATGGTTTGAATTCCGCTGAAATATCCATATTGTTGTTCAAAATACTCTCCGCATCAGGCAAATCAATAATCAATTCATCATGAGACAATCCCATATCGATTTCAGCAAATATTTTGATATCCTGCTCCAAGTTCTGTTTTTCAACATAATCAAAATTGGAATATTTGGAAGGGTCATTTTCAAATTCATCCAGAGTAACTTGAACCGACTTATTTGCATCCCCCTCAATCTTTTTAATTCTTTTTTTACATTCCTTAATCAAATCATTACATAACTCGGACCAGTATTTAGGATTTCTTTTTAAATCATTGATTGATTTGACCCTATGCATAACCGGTTCGAAAATGTCAATTCCAAATTTTGTTGAGATATATTCACGATTTAATTCACATGAAGACAGCATCAGCATCTTGCGTTCCAGATTATGAGCCTCATCCAAAATCAGCAGTTCACGAGGATCAAGCATCGGGCTTGCCACACCTGCATAGTAAAGGTAATCATAATTGGTGATGACATTTTCGGCATCCACTACCTTTTTAAAAGCGATCTGATACTCACAATCGCTGCACCTTCTTAAATTGTATTCCGCCTTAATGCAAAAGTCACAGTTACCTTTATAATTGCATTTATAGTTTCCACGACCCTTTATTTCAACTAACATATCACCAAAATCGTCCAAGTATTGCTCTTGGAGCTGCTTTGTCATTGTTAGAATATATGAGTCATCATACATATTGGCAAGAGTGGTTGCGATTGCTGACTTGCCGGTACCAGTTCCTGCCTCGAGAATAATATTTTTATAGCCTTCATTAATGGCCCAATTGATTTCATTTATGAGTCTAACCTGGCTGCTTCTTGGAACATGTGGCTGAAATGACCAGTAAACCATCCAATCAAGATTTGAACTATTGTTATCCATGACATTTCACCAAGTTGAAAAAAAATAAATGGGATAACAATCCCAAATTAAAGTTTTATTCCAGTACATTTAAATATAAACTCTGCAGTAGCTCCCAATTCTTTCATTTTTTGAGCAATTTTTAAGTTATTTTCACGGATTAAATTTTTTTCATAATTAGCAATATATGAACTTCCCATTTTAATCACCCCAAGAATTTCTTCTTGTTTATCGCCAACACATAATGCACTAGCAGATAATATCTGAATCAACTTAATTATATATTTAAGCTCTTCAGAAATTTTTATCTTATTAATGAACTGACACATGTCATCCAACATTTCTGCACGATTTTTTTCATTGCGAAAAAAAGGAATTAACGCAAGATAATATGCATCCATTTCATCCAATTCCACTTGCTTATTCAATTTCTCTTTTATAGTATTTATAACTTTTTCACCGCAAATATCGGCAAAGTAAGTAACTTCCGGTTTTGTAAACACCCCTGGAAAGAGTTCAACTTTTGGAACTGGTGTTTTATTTGCATCTAAAGATACAAAATGTGGTTTGACAGGAACCCCTACATCCCCCCTTAAGTCAATAGCATACTGATAATTTCGAATAACTATATCCTCCTCAATAGGGCCAGAGTGAAATTCAAACTCAATGCATAAACCATCTGATGTTTTAACCGGCAAATCCAAAATTCCCCTTTTCAAACGTGACGTCAACACATCCTGATTGAGAACTTCAACAATACCAGGTTTTTCACCTGTTATCCTCATCAATGCATTACCAAATGCTCTAGCAGACAACTTAAGGAGTGAATCATATTCCTGATTATTAGCTGGAATAATTACCACCTCTTAAATTAGTATCAATAGATATCGTCGACGAGTACATTGACCCAATTATAGTTTGTTTTAATCAAATATAAAGTAGTTAGTTATTAATTAAGGCAATTTAATGAATTAAAATTAATTTTACAAGAAAAAAACAATTTTAAGGCAAGATACAATTTTAAAAAAATTAATTAAAAATAATCAATAAAAATTAAAATATGTCTAAAATTAACCAATTACAAGAAATTATCGACACCTCAGACAATATCATATTTTTTGGAGGTGCAGGCGTTTCAACAGAAAGTGGAATACCTGAT is part of the Methanobrevibacter sp. genome and encodes:
- a CDS encoding cation:proton antiporter; translated protein: MIEYIQSILLIVAAFFMIIAAVGLVTVNKNTKNLVYARIHIVGLFDIACIIAMIGLGQYLLAGIYLILAPFIAHAIANAYWKKEDRENNMDLMTVEEEVDENHPFIHPKAKMQALESENSEKLKVDERFSVTTLEIDEGE
- a CDS encoding monovalent cation/H+ antiporter complex subunit F, whose protein sequence is MDILFISKYIVLIALIIMMLAALRASAYKSTSMGLLGSSVIVNAFAVALLIVGGLYNIQFYRDISLALIFFGFVGTVAFAVVLGGDDK
- a CDS encoding Na+/H+ antiporter subunit E produces the protein MFLTRIGYGIAYFVVLIIEIIKSTFSVAFSGIMGRNIDPIIVDIETVLERPVSQTILANSISLTPGTLSVDLDSENNIIKVAAISPRKKEDIIPFEPYIKKMLE
- a CDS encoding arsenic resistance protein, translating into MELIEKLEPIIIFSAVLIGLIFSNIDIIVQNTDYLINIFLCLMLFGLFLEVPLGDLKDSFKNVKFTSTSLIINFIWTPLFGYFLGSLFLKGNIDVLIGFFMLILTPCTDWYLVFTKMAKGDLTLSLSILPINLILQIILLPIYLVIFFSSGNTMDYTQLAYSLLIVIVIPFIAAQIVKFILNNSLQEKASELFSSLQIWFLSLAVFCIFASQGELLFNNLNSVATIFIPLIIFFIVNVIIDLLISEKINFTYQEYASLTMTTLARNSPLALAIAINSFPGHELISIALVIGPLIELPVLYIVSKFCLWIKNSGLFFTCKL
- a CDS encoding metal-dependent hydrolase, which produces MSSYKGHSIFAFILALMFFHNPLTIALTFIGANIPDFDHKFKKENVYKMIILGLIVFISLYILKLPYYIGLIIVFLGVTFYFSEHRSFTHSIFGVLTLTSAVSLILIWGSQLVGAVTVLDNQYLLMAILIALLSFLFLNKKLMMIFLPLFFISLFVLPAVEISCIEIVLSLFIGLFSHVVLDSFTPAGIKIFAPVSSKKVYRNFGLSMTFLLIFFAILYNIPILFPLFGHYVMNN
- a CDS encoding succinylglutamate desuccinylase/aspartoacylase family protein, with amino-acid sequence MHFKKIDEFGNLEMRYISDFSGGFISRNRHVLKNLQLNKFTQFILEKCVYGTPIFKLGNKGNKILILSGIHGNELPSQVANVRLLNKLLNADLNNTLYFIPFASPKSTMYNERTFNGLDLNRSAHIKNSLSNLIVRTILNLGINFVGDFHSTAYNANPGIESIFSSKSPSPESYLIANYISKDVGSEVLSFDFAGSSYKGAVEDVCNLKGVPAITGEVLCPFTTIEGRAVERSFAQMESFLSYFGV
- a CDS encoding IGHMBP2 family helicase, whose amino-acid sequence is MNKYIKNLIRLINYERDAEIDLMTREISTMSGQKREELGRAINKVKGKSLGKELGLQIVQFGRSEVIDTEISVGDMVLVSTDNPLRSDLTGTVTEKGARFIKVAFDKRVPKWAIKKKVRLDLYANDITFRRMEDNLKHLSLKGKNALEYILNERDPKKNRPTPYINYIDENLNDSQKLAIENSLSCENFYLIHGPFGTGKTRTLVELISQETRQNHKVLATAESNAAVDNILERLMDNKKLNLTRLGHPQRVSKHNITQTLAYKVENHKLNKKIKKIHKKINNLIEKRKVHTKPTPQYRRGLGDYDILHFASKGKGTRGVSSEKIKSMAKWIEINQEIDEAHDEIKRIENRMIKDIIDTSDVILATNSSAALESISRVKFDVAIIDEASQATIPSVLIPIAKAHRFILAGDHKQLPPTIISERAGELSKTLFEELIRMYSNKSQLLNVQYRMNSLLMKFPNEEFYNNGLKSDSSVDDITINDILDGEHDEEALLFVDTSDVDLEGETHLKDSKSIVNNLEAEISAKLVQDYLNDGIEVDDIGIISPYADQVKIIQEMTPVEVKTVDGFQGREKEIIIISTVRSNENENIGFLRDLRRLNVAITRAKRKLIIVGNINTLKTNPTYARLIKFCEDENLLVKI
- a CDS encoding argininosuccinate synthase; translated protein: MTDKVLLAFSGGLDTSVCVKLLEEKYDVEVITACVDVGQGEEEMEKAKNSAANIGGLKHYNIDAKEEFANEYIARGIKANAEYEGYPLSTAFARPLIAQKLIEVAEKEGATAIAHGCTGKGNDQFRFEAVIRAMSDLDIIAPIREMNLTRTEEKAYAESKGIKLSYDKIYSIDENLWGRAIEGDVLEDPANEPPEDIYEWTASWEDAKDEPEKVSIEFEEGIPVAINGEMMPLIDIIIKANEIAGAHGIGRVDTIENRMIGIKSREIYETPGAKLLIAAHEALEELVLTTDELRFAEYMSGLYADLVYRALWQEPLREDLDQAIDNMQERVSGEVVMKLFKGSIQPISRKSPFSLHSIEQITFEDKETDQREVEGMIKHHGLQAANYQKLNR
- a CDS encoding helicase C-terminal domain-containing protein, producing the protein MDNNSSNLDWMVYWSFQPHVPRSSQVRLINEINWAINEGYKNIILEAGTGTGKSAIATTLANMYDDSYILTMTKQLQEQYLDDFGDMLVEIKGRGNYKCNYKGNCDFCIKAEYNLRRCSDCEYQIAFKKVVDAENVITNYDYLYYAGVASPMLDPRELLILDEAHNLERKMLMLSSCELNREYISTKFGIDIFEPVMHRVKSINDLKRNPKYWSELCNDLIKECKKRIKKIEGDANKSVQVTLDEFENDPSKYSNFDYVEKQNLEQDIKIFAEIDMGLSHDELIIDLPDAESILNNNMDISAEFKPFSVADDTESLLNMGNIRIFLTGTLGSKDKFCEWNNINPDDTYYIYEKSPFDVSNRPIYTEFVGNMSGFKGKKPKWKNKRAITKIKELLDRHKNEKGVIHTSSNEQAFWIMDQLKGYPFMFVGGEDRNIVLKEFTESKENLILIGASIKDGVDFKGDLCRFQIIFKIPYPQLNEQVKYRKDLDPKWFYYQTVMALMQAYGRGIRDMDDWCVMYIIDSSFKQLVDYNRGFFNEYFLEAVQKKK